Proteins co-encoded in one Methyloterricola oryzae genomic window:
- a CDS encoding chemotaxis protein CheB: MAEPSNPRRTKPRQAQSGLAAAANGVMAYAAGDDFPIVGIGCSAGGLEALERFFSKVPENCGIAFVVIQHLDPRRPSMLPELLGRASRLPVGEARNRTRVKPGHVYVTPPDRELSLLHGTLLLLEPTPSQPLRLPIDFFLRTLAEDLQERAIGVILSGMGSDGLLGLRSIKERGGLTLAQDPAEARSPSMPQSVIEAGLVDIIDCAQELPARIAAILNRPQRLPAGELQVAPATQSALAKIIVLLRDRCGCDFSEYKTSTLYRRIERRTALHQLSGIAAYVGYLRENPKELDLLFKELLIGVTSFFRDPGVWDQLRDRALPTLFKHYGSGATLRAWVPACSSGEEAYSLAIVFREALEKADPGGRYSLQIYATDIDQDAIDRARRGHFPENISSDVTAERLKRFFVADENGGYFIGKDIRDMVVFAPQNIIADPPFTKLDILSCRNLLIYFGANLQRKLLPLFHYALNRDGLLVLGSAETVGNFNDLFEPLDGKFRVFRRMEQASPVTRLDFPARGPVEAVPGGSAEPAGLRDTLEYLTDQLVQQNFAPPAVLVNGDGDILYFSGRTGKYLEPAAGKVNVNIHAMAREGLREALTGAIRNAQRHPEPIRLNGLRVGSNDGTQIVDVIIQGLTDPELLRGRVLVVFREVPALPRRGGRRKLGETPDILEAELQQTREALRVAHEEMQTSVEEYKSANEELQSTNEELQSTNEELTTSKEELQSLNEELQTVNAELQSKVDELSGVRNDMTNLLNSTEIATIFLDSALKLRRFTSHATFLFKLIPGDIGRPLTDVASELKYPALKEDAQEVLRSLIFREKQVGSHDGRWFRVRIMPYRTLENLIDGVVITFIDISDIRRVEQELDETRARLAQEASALARFRDLSVVLWQAPGLQAGLDALLDALLTSLGAPRGNLQLLSGDTESLHIVAQRGFEQDFLEFFREVSAAHDTACGRALRNGERVIIEDVELDVAFASFREIARKAGFRSVVSVPLRGIGGAAVGMLSAHFAEPRRFADHELQLMESFARLAAAFIERVRQEK; encoded by the coding sequence ATGGCCGAGCCATCCAATCCCAGACGCACAAAGCCGCGTCAGGCCCAATCCGGCCTCGCGGCCGCCGCGAATGGCGTCATGGCATACGCCGCCGGCGACGATTTTCCCATCGTCGGCATTGGCTGTTCGGCCGGTGGCCTGGAAGCCCTGGAACGCTTCTTCAGCAAGGTGCCGGAGAACTGCGGGATCGCCTTCGTGGTCATCCAGCATCTGGATCCGCGCCGGCCGAGCATGCTGCCCGAGTTGCTCGGGCGAGCCTCCCGCTTGCCGGTGGGCGAGGCGCGCAATCGCACGCGAGTCAAGCCGGGGCATGTCTACGTGACCCCGCCGGATCGTGAGTTGTCCTTGCTGCACGGCACCTTGCTCCTGCTGGAGCCCACGCCGTCCCAGCCCTTGCGCCTGCCCATCGATTTCTTCCTCCGCACCCTGGCGGAAGACCTTCAGGAGCGGGCCATAGGCGTGATCCTCTCCGGCATGGGCTCGGACGGATTGCTGGGCCTGCGCAGCATCAAGGAGCGGGGCGGGTTGACCCTGGCCCAGGACCCTGCCGAGGCGCGCTCGCCAAGCATGCCGCAGAGCGTCATCGAGGCCGGGCTGGTGGATATCATCGACTGCGCCCAGGAACTGCCGGCGCGCATCGCCGCCATTCTCAACCGCCCACAGCGGCTGCCGGCCGGGGAACTGCAGGTGGCGCCGGCCACGCAGAGCGCCCTGGCCAAGATCATCGTGCTGCTGCGCGATCGCTGCGGCTGCGACTTTTCCGAGTACAAGACCAGTACCCTGTACCGCCGCATCGAGCGTCGCACCGCCCTGCATCAGTTGAGCGGAATCGCGGCCTATGTGGGCTACCTGCGGGAGAATCCCAAGGAACTGGATCTGCTGTTCAAGGAGCTCTTGATCGGGGTCACCAGTTTCTTTCGCGATCCGGGCGTCTGGGACCAATTGCGCGACCGCGCCCTGCCCACCCTGTTCAAGCATTACGGTTCCGGCGCCACCCTGAGGGCCTGGGTGCCGGCCTGTTCCAGCGGGGAGGAGGCATACTCCCTGGCCATCGTGTTCAGGGAGGCCCTGGAGAAAGCCGATCCCGGCGGGCGCTACTCGCTGCAGATCTATGCCACCGACATCGACCAGGACGCCATCGACCGGGCGCGCCGGGGCCATTTCCCCGAGAACATCTCCAGTGACGTCACGGCCGAGCGCCTCAAGCGCTTTTTCGTGGCGGACGAGAACGGCGGCTACTTCATCGGCAAGGACATCCGCGACATGGTGGTGTTCGCGCCGCAGAACATCATCGCCGACCCACCTTTCACCAAGCTGGACATCCTGAGCTGCCGGAACCTGCTGATCTACTTCGGCGCCAACCTGCAGCGCAAGCTGCTGCCCCTGTTCCATTACGCCCTGAACCGGGACGGGCTGCTGGTGCTGGGCAGTGCGGAGACCGTGGGCAATTTCAATGACTTGTTCGAGCCGCTGGACGGCAAGTTCCGGGTGTTCCGGCGCATGGAACAGGCTTCGCCGGTGACGCGACTGGACTTTCCCGCCCGCGGTCCGGTGGAGGCGGTGCCCGGCGGGTCGGCGGAGCCGGCCGGCCTGCGCGATACCCTGGAATACCTGACGGACCAGTTGGTCCAGCAGAATTTCGCCCCGCCCGCCGTGCTGGTCAACGGCGATGGAGACATCCTGTACTTCAGCGGACGCACGGGCAAATACCTGGAGCCGGCGGCGGGCAAGGTGAATGTCAACATCCACGCCATGGCCCGGGAGGGCCTGCGCGAGGCGCTGACCGGCGCCATCCGCAATGCCCAGCGCCACCCCGAACCGATACGTCTCAACGGCTTGCGTGTCGGCAGCAACGATGGCACCCAGATTGTGGACGTGATCATCCAGGGATTGACGGATCCTGAACTGCTGCGCGGGCGGGTGCTGGTGGTGTTCCGCGAAGTCCCCGCGTTGCCGCGGCGCGGCGGGCGGCGCAAGCTCGGCGAAACGCCCGACATCCTGGAGGCGGAACTGCAGCAGACCCGCGAGGCGCTGCGGGTGGCCCACGAGGAGATGCAGACCTCGGTGGAGGAATACAAGTCGGCCAACGAAGAACTGCAATCCACCAACGAGGAACTGCAGTCCACCAACGAGGAGCTGACCACCTCCAAGGAAGAACTGCAGTCCCTCAACGAGGAACTGCAGACCGTCAACGCCGAGCTGCAGTCCAAGGTGGACGAGCTGTCCGGCGTGCGCAACGACATGACCAATCTGCTCAACAGCACCGAGATCGCCACCATCTTCCTCGACAGCGCCTTGAAGCTGCGCCGTTTCACATCCCACGCCACGTTCCTGTTCAAGCTGATTCCCGGCGACATCGGCCGCCCCCTCACCGACGTTGCTTCGGAGCTCAAGTACCCGGCGCTCAAGGAAGACGCCCAGGAAGTGCTGCGCAGCCTGATTTTCCGCGAGAAACAGGTGGGCAGCCACGACGGTCGTTGGTTCCGGGTGCGCATCATGCCTTACCGGACCCTGGAGAACCTCATCGATGGTGTGGTCATCACCTTCATCGACATCAGCGACATCCGGCGCGTCGAGCAGGAATTGGATGAGACCCGGGCGCGTCTGGCGCAGGAAGCCAGCGCCCTGGCTCGGTTCCGCGACCTCAGCGTCGTCCTGTGGCAGGCGCCCGGCCTGCAGGCGGGGTTGGACGCCTTGCTGGACGCCCTGCTGACTTCCTTGGGTGCTCCCCGGGGCAATCTGCAGCTGCTTTCCGGCGACACGGAAAGCCTCCATATCGTCGCCCAGCGGGGCTTCGAGCAGGATTTCCTGGAATTCTTCCGGGAGGTCTCGGCCGCACACGACACCGCCTGCGGGCGCGCCTTGCGCAACGGCGAGCGGGTGATCATCGAGGATGTGGAACTGGACGTGGCCTTTGCGTCCTTTCGGGAAATTGCCCGCAAGGCAGGGTTCCGCTCCGTGGTGTCCGTGCCGCTGAGGGGGATCGGCGGAGCCGCGGTCGGCATGCTGTCGGCGCATTTCGCCGAGCCCCGCCGCTTCGCCGACCACGAGCTGCAACTGATGGAATCCTTCGCCCGCTTGGCCGCGGCCTTCATCGAACGCGTTCGCCAGGAAAAATAA
- a CDS encoding PAS domain-containing hybrid sensor histidine kinase/response regulator, protein MAVDDKKSRTPEASPAAATNTRDAAGRSRRRPPEADTTREELQRALAELQVHQHELELQNEELRSIQQNLEAARERYQDLFEVAPVGYITLSDTGVIQEVNLTAAALLDRPRAFLEGRPFFSCVDPDHSALYREHFSQHRKGLGTRSLELRLIKGDGQRFWARLILRRAQDKEGRPDFRVMLSDISDLHNAEQAFRDTQLDLQRAQEMARIGVWRITDRGNVILCSDETYRILGIPKGADVNQAMLLAQVHPDEREWVAECRSRALCGKPYDIEHRLLVEGRTVWVREKAEPRVGDSRRRPDVFGTLQDISDIKAIEQSLRDAHGQLQESEARYRAVVESQTEMIARFRADGTVTYANPAFCRTFGQSAEALLGRRWQPLVAEDDVAAVEAQLAALSPANPIVRVENRFYDGERAIRWGQFVNLGFFDPDGALSEFQCVGRDITEQKHYEAALRDSEAKFSAAFMECPMGMAIMRLRDNRCIEVNRSMLETFELQPEEVIDSTSEDLKLWEDRALRADIFERLQREGTVRNVEASFTLRRSGRKRIMMGSVHRLQLVNEPHALVIANDVTEKHETETSLRSLQAELQMILDTLPAHIFYKDTQGRLLRVNRTVAEAWGLPKSQVEGHLMSELFPEKAAAFREADEAVIASGEPILGREDFLELPSGSARWLRTDLIPLKNSGEQVTGLLVMARDITERKLTEQELQRNRDDLARAQTVGKIGNWRLDGRTGALIWSAQTYRMFGIVPGTPMDYAGLLTLLPPEDADRLDQAWLQALAHRGCYVTEYRVEVDGEWYWLKETGELEFDADGEFLDAFGTVQDISDLKAAEEALRREDRLKDEFLATLAHELRNPLAPLRNGIRVLKMAGDDEDKRREVLALMEPQLLHMVRLLDDLLDMSRIRQGRIELHTETADLRRIIKGVVDAGRSLVEEAGHQLNLELPAQPVPISGDAVRLAQVLANLLNNAAKYTPRGGRIDLRLAVERGDAVVRVRDSGIGIPKDMLERVFDLFTQVDQTYQRGTGGLGIGLNLAKRLVEKHGGRIEALSGGKGNGSEFVVTLPLATGSEAAPEAPPLPLAPAGELRRHRVLVVDDNASIVDSLRLLLELLGQDVRCAHSGEEALHQFPSYRPELVLLDIGMPGLSGYDTCRRMRTLPWGRGATIVAMTGWAQERDVHNSRLAGFNRHLVKPVEPEILEQLLAALP, encoded by the coding sequence ATGGCCGTGGACGACAAGAAGAGCCGCACGCCGGAAGCGTCGCCCGCCGCAGCAACCAACACCCGGGACGCAGCCGGACGCTCCCGCCGCCGGCCGCCTGAAGCCGATACGACCCGCGAGGAACTGCAGCGCGCCCTGGCCGAACTGCAGGTGCACCAGCACGAACTGGAACTGCAGAACGAGGAACTGCGCAGCATCCAGCAAAATCTGGAAGCCGCCCGCGAGCGCTATCAGGACCTGTTCGAAGTGGCGCCGGTGGGCTATATCACCTTGTCGGACACCGGCGTCATTCAGGAAGTGAACCTCACCGCCGCGGCCCTTCTGGACCGCCCCCGGGCTTTCCTGGAAGGGCGGCCTTTCTTCAGCTGCGTCGATCCCGACCACAGCGCGCTTTACCGGGAGCATTTCAGCCAGCACCGCAAAGGCCTGGGCACGCGCAGCCTGGAGCTGCGCCTGATCAAAGGCGATGGCCAGCGGTTCTGGGCGCGCCTGATTCTGCGGCGCGCTCAGGACAAGGAAGGCCGGCCGGACTTCAGGGTGATGCTCAGCGACATCAGTGATCTGCACAACGCCGAACAGGCCTTTCGTGACACCCAACTGGACCTGCAGCGGGCCCAGGAGATGGCCAGGATCGGCGTATGGCGCATAACCGATCGCGGCAACGTGATCCTCTGCTCCGACGAGACCTACCGCATCCTGGGCATCCCCAAAGGCGCCGACGTGAACCAGGCCATGCTGCTGGCCCAGGTCCATCCGGACGAGCGCGAATGGGTGGCCGAGTGCCGATCCCGAGCCCTGTGCGGCAAGCCCTATGACATCGAGCACCGCCTGCTGGTGGAAGGCCGCACGGTTTGGGTCCGGGAAAAGGCCGAGCCACGGGTGGGTGACAGCCGGCGGCGGCCGGACGTGTTCGGCACGCTCCAGGACATCAGCGACATCAAGGCCATCGAGCAGTCCCTGCGCGACGCCCACGGGCAATTGCAGGAGAGCGAAGCACGCTACCGCGCAGTCGTCGAATCCCAGACCGAGATGATCGCGCGCTTTCGCGCGGACGGCACCGTGACCTACGCCAATCCGGCATTTTGCAGGACTTTCGGCCAGAGCGCGGAGGCCCTGCTCGGCCGCCGCTGGCAGCCGCTGGTGGCGGAGGATGACGTAGCGGCGGTGGAGGCGCAATTGGCCGCCCTCTCACCCGCAAACCCGATCGTCCGCGTGGAAAATCGCTTTTACGACGGCGAGCGCGCTATCCGCTGGGGTCAGTTCGTCAATCTGGGCTTTTTCGATCCGGACGGCGCGCTGTCTGAATTCCAATGCGTCGGCCGCGACATCACCGAGCAAAAGCACTACGAGGCCGCCCTGCGGGACAGCGAGGCCAAGTTTTCCGCGGCCTTCATGGAATGCCCCATGGGCATGGCCATCATGCGGCTGCGCGACAACCGCTGCATCGAAGTGAACCGCAGCATGCTGGAGACCTTCGAATTGCAGCCGGAGGAGGTCATCGACAGCACATCGGAGGACCTTAAGCTCTGGGAGGACCGCGCACTAAGGGCAGATATCTTCGAGCGCCTCCAGCGCGAGGGCACCGTGCGCAATGTGGAGGCCAGCTTCACCCTGCGCCGCAGCGGCCGCAAGCGCATCATGATGGGCTCGGTGCATCGCCTTCAACTGGTCAATGAACCCCATGCCCTGGTGATCGCCAACGACGTGACCGAGAAGCACGAGACTGAGACCAGCCTGCGCTCCCTGCAGGCCGAGTTGCAGATGATCCTGGATACCCTACCGGCGCATATCTTCTACAAAGACACGCAGGGCCGGCTGTTGCGGGTCAACCGGACGGTGGCCGAAGCCTGGGGCTTGCCCAAGTCTCAGGTCGAGGGCCACCTAATGTCCGAGCTCTTTCCCGAGAAGGCCGCGGCCTTCCGCGAGGCCGACGAAGCCGTGATCGCATCCGGCGAGCCAATCTTGGGCCGTGAAGATTTCCTTGAACTGCCCTCCGGCAGCGCGCGCTGGCTGCGCACCGATCTGATACCGCTCAAGAACAGCGGGGAACAGGTCACCGGCCTGCTGGTCATGGCTCGGGACATCACCGAGCGCAAGCTGACGGAGCAGGAGTTGCAACGCAATCGCGACGATCTGGCCCGCGCCCAGACGGTGGGCAAGATCGGCAACTGGCGCCTGGACGGGCGGACCGGAGCATTGATCTGGTCCGCCCAGACCTACCGCATGTTCGGCATCGTGCCGGGCACGCCCATGGACTACGCGGGCCTCCTGACGCTGCTGCCCCCGGAGGACGCCGACCGGCTGGACCAGGCCTGGCTGCAGGCACTCGCCCATCGTGGCTGCTATGTCACCGAGTACCGGGTCGAAGTCGACGGCGAATGGTATTGGCTCAAGGAAACGGGCGAGCTGGAATTCGATGCCGACGGGGAATTCCTCGACGCCTTCGGCACGGTGCAGGACATCAGCGATCTGAAAGCCGCGGAGGAGGCGCTGCGCCGGGAAGACCGGCTCAAGGACGAATTCCTCGCCACCCTCGCCCACGAATTGCGCAACCCCCTCGCGCCCCTGCGCAACGGCATCCGCGTGCTGAAGATGGCGGGCGACGATGAGGACAAGCGCCGGGAGGTGCTGGCGCTGATGGAGCCCCAGTTGCTGCACATGGTTCGGCTGCTGGACGATCTGCTCGATATGAGCCGCATCCGTCAGGGGCGTATCGAACTGCACACCGAGACCGCCGACCTGAGGCGGATCATCAAGGGCGTGGTGGACGCCGGCCGAAGCCTGGTGGAAGAGGCCGGCCACCAGTTGAACCTGGAACTGCCCGCCCAGCCCGTCCCCATCAGCGGCGACGCGGTGCGCCTGGCCCAGGTGCTTGCCAACCTGCTCAACAACGCCGCGAAGTATACCCCTCGGGGCGGACGCATCGATCTGCGGCTCGCGGTGGAGCGCGGTGACGCCGTGGTGCGGGTGCGCGACAGCGGCATCGGCATCCCCAAGGACATGCTCGAAAGAGTCTTCGATTTGTTCACCCAGGTGGACCAGACCTATCAGCGTGGCACCGGTGGGCTGGGCATCGGCCTGAATCTGGCAAAGCGTCTGGTGGAGAAACACGGGGGCCGCATCGAGGCCTTGAGCGGCGGCAAAGGGAACGGGTCCGAATTCGTGGTGACACTGCCCCTTGCGACAGGCAGCGAGGCGGCACCGGAAGCGCCGCCCCTGCCCCTCGCGCCCGCCGGTGAGCTGCGCCGCCACCGCGTGCTGGTGGTGGACGACAATGCCAGCATCGTGGACAGCCTCAGGCTGCTGCTGGAACTGCTCGGCCAGGACGTCCGCTGCGCCCACAGCGGCGAGGAAGCCCTGCACCAGTTTCCTTCCTACCGGCCAGAGCTGGTCCTGCTGGACATCGGCATGCCCGGATTGAGC